From Pontibacter actiniarum, a single genomic window includes:
- the gldE gene encoding gliding motility-associated protein GldE, which yields MESTDPGDPLSYTLLQLLQSSLTQLRVEYIIAILGGVILLLLSALTSGAEAAFFSLSEQELEQCKTSKRPAEQRVYRLLQNPRQLLTTILIVNNGINVTIITLFAYVAWQVFGSMTLPASVMVLCMLFATFFIVFCGEVLPKVYVQKRRLRLVGHMAGLLDRLQLLIRPLSWLLISINEHIEKKYIARGYTHTMEDLHHSLDVALINADTSPEERKILRGVVNFGAINVKQIMRPRVDIIAFNTAKTLPELMPEIVKWGYSRVPVYTESTDQIEGILYVKDLLPHLGKGAGFNWQQLVRPPFFVPEGKRIADLFQDFKEKHVHMAVVVNEYGGTVGLLTLEDIVEEIVGEINDEFDDDDDIIYSQLDENTFIFDGKTSLHDFCKIAEVPFDAFDEVKGENETVAGLMLALFSRIPRVGEDAAYGRFHFTVESADTKRVKRVKINVASKKEQYHKAS from the coding sequence TTGGAAAGTACAGATCCCGGAGACCCCCTGAGTTATACCTTACTCCAACTTCTGCAAAGTTCATTAACCCAGCTTAGGGTCGAATACATCATCGCCATCCTCGGCGGTGTTATTTTACTGCTGCTCTCTGCCCTCACTTCGGGGGCAGAGGCCGCTTTCTTCTCTCTCTCGGAGCAGGAGCTGGAGCAGTGCAAAACGAGCAAGCGCCCCGCTGAGCAACGTGTGTACCGCCTCCTCCAGAACCCGCGCCAGCTTCTTACCACCATTCTTATTGTTAACAACGGCATCAACGTAACAATCATTACGCTGTTTGCTTATGTGGCCTGGCAGGTTTTCGGCAGCATGACCTTACCCGCCAGCGTGATGGTGCTGTGCATGCTTTTTGCTACTTTCTTTATCGTGTTTTGCGGGGAGGTCTTGCCCAAAGTGTACGTGCAAAAGCGCCGGCTGCGCCTGGTGGGGCACATGGCCGGCCTGCTGGACAGGCTGCAGCTCCTCATCCGCCCGCTTTCGTGGCTGCTGATATCCATTAACGAGCACATCGAGAAGAAGTACATTGCCAGGGGCTACACCCATACCATGGAGGACCTCCATCACAGCCTGGATGTGGCTCTGATCAATGCCGATACCTCCCCGGAGGAGCGGAAGATTCTGCGGGGCGTGGTAAACTTCGGCGCCATCAATGTAAAGCAGATCATGCGCCCGCGGGTGGATATTATCGCGTTTAACACTGCCAAGACACTGCCGGAGCTGATGCCGGAAATCGTAAAATGGGGCTACTCACGCGTGCCGGTCTATACGGAGAGCACCGATCAGATTGAGGGAATCCTGTACGTAAAAGACCTGCTGCCGCACCTGGGCAAGGGCGCTGGCTTTAACTGGCAGCAGCTGGTGCGCCCGCCGTTCTTTGTGCCGGAGGGTAAGCGCATTGCCGATCTTTTCCAGGACTTTAAGGAAAAGCACGTGCACATGGCAGTTGTGGTGAATGAGTACGGCGGCACCGTGGGCCTGCTAACCCTCGAAGATATTGTGGAGGAGATTGTGGGCGAGATCAACGACGAGTTTGATGACGATGATGACATTATCTACTCCCAACTCGACGAAAATACCTTTATATTTGATGGCAAGACCTCTCTGCACGACTTCTGCAAAATTGCGGAGGTGCCATTTGATGCCTTTGACGAGGTAAAAGGCGAGAACGAAACAGTGGCAGGCCTTATGCTGGCACTGTTCTCACGCATCCCTCGGGTGGGCGAAGACGCAGCGTATGGCCGTTTCCACTTTACGGTGGAGTCGGCAGACACGAAGCGTGTAAAACGAGTTAAGATAAATGTCGCAAGCAAAAAAGAGCAATATCATAAAGCAAGCTAA
- a CDS encoding tetratricopeptide repeat protein — MKRNQILIVVAAIVLVGVLFFLPKVVVNEEDKSNLAKSESPAATPEGHSEDDGHDHGAEAGAATEAHMTASPEQLLALTTARAKYNKASDEQTRNRVAPELAEAYANAAKYDSAGYYYEIAANARGGEKSYKRAGDAYYEAFTFAATQERASELGAKARSMYEQVLKNNPTDLDAKTNVAMTYIATTNPMQGITLLREVIASDPNNEKALFNLGILSMQSNQYDKAAERFQKLVSVNPAHVEGTFYLAVSLAETGQKEDAKALFTKVKGMSSDPALTASVDEYLARLN, encoded by the coding sequence ATGAAACGGAACCAAATATTGATCGTTGTTGCAGCCATCGTCTTGGTGGGCGTTCTATTCTTTTTACCTAAAGTAGTTGTAAACGAGGAAGACAAAAGCAATCTTGCCAAAAGCGAATCTCCTGCCGCAACTCCGGAGGGCCACTCAGAAGATGATGGCCACGACCACGGAGCAGAGGCAGGCGCTGCGACAGAGGCACACATGACAGCCAGCCCTGAGCAACTGCTGGCCCTGACAACGGCCCGTGCCAAGTATAACAAGGCATCCGATGAGCAGACGCGCAACCGTGTGGCTCCCGAGCTGGCCGAAGCTTATGCCAACGCTGCCAAGTATGACAGTGCTGGCTACTACTATGAAATAGCTGCAAACGCCCGCGGTGGTGAGAAAAGCTATAAACGAGCAGGTGATGCTTACTACGAAGCCTTTACCTTTGCCGCTACGCAGGAACGCGCCAGCGAGCTGGGAGCCAAGGCCCGCAGTATGTATGAGCAGGTGCTGAAGAACAACCCGACGGACCTGGACGCGAAAACCAACGTAGCCATGACCTATATCGCGACCACCAATCCGATGCAGGGAATTACGCTGCTGCGCGAGGTGATCGCCTCAGACCCGAACAATGAGAAGGCCCTGTTTAACCTCGGTATTCTGTCTATGCAGTCTAACCAGTACGATAAGGCCGCAGAGCGTTTCCAGAAGCTGGTGTCGGTTAACCCGGCCCACGTAGAAGGAACCTTCTACCTGGCTGTGTCGTTGGCTGAGACAGGGCAGAAGGAAGATGCTAAAGCGCTGTTTACCAAAGTGAAGGGAATGAGCAGCGACCCGGCCCTGACTGCCTCGGTAGACGAGTACCTGGCAAGACTCAACTAG
- a CDS encoding group III truncated hemoglobin — protein sequence MKRDLATEEDIKLLVDTFYDHVNQDDLLSPVFNGFAKVDWSRHLPVMYNFWSSVLFGSIAYKGQPFPKHMRLPIERKHFSRWVSLFLQTVDELFEGTKAEEAKHKASSIARVFQMKMGLFSFLDQEADVV from the coding sequence ATGAAGAGAGACCTCGCGACCGAAGAAGATATCAAACTGCTTGTAGATACATTTTATGACCACGTGAACCAGGACGACCTGCTTTCACCGGTTTTCAACGGCTTTGCCAAAGTAGACTGGTCTCGCCACCTGCCGGTTATGTATAACTTCTGGAGCTCCGTTCTGTTCGGCAGCATCGCTTACAAAGGCCAGCCTTTCCCGAAGCACATGCGCCTGCCTATTGAGCGGAAGCACTTTTCGCGCTGGGTGAGCCTGTTTCTGCAAACGGTGGACGAGCTGTTCGAAGGCACCAAGGCGGAGGAGGCAAAGCACAAGGCCAGCAGCATCGCCCGTGTTTTCCAGATGAAGATGGGCCTCTTCAGTTTCCTGGACCAGGAGGCCGACGTGGTGTAG
- a CDS encoding single-stranded DNA-binding protein: MASVNKVILIGNLGKDPEVRHLEGGVAVARFPIATSETFKDKQGQRQERTEWHNIVLWRGLAEVAEKYLKKGNSVYIEGRLRTNNYQDKDGIQRYSTEIVADQMTMLGGRNDNGNGGGGNYQESAASSGSNYGAGAAAGSGNSGGASAFQNDEPDDLPF; this comes from the coding sequence ATGGCAAGTGTTAACAAAGTAATCTTGATCGGAAACCTGGGCAAAGACCCGGAGGTTCGTCACCTGGAAGGTGGTGTGGCTGTAGCCCGCTTCCCTATCGCCACTTCCGAAACGTTTAAAGACAAGCAGGGCCAGCGCCAGGAGCGCACCGAGTGGCACAACATTGTGCTGTGGAGAGGCCTGGCCGAGGTAGCGGAGAAGTACCTGAAGAAAGGCAACTCTGTGTACATCGAGGGCAGACTGCGCACCAACAACTACCAGGATAAAGACGGCATCCAGCGCTACAGCACCGAAATCGTTGCAGACCAGATGACCATGCTGGGTGGCCGCAACGACAACGGCAATGGCGGCGGCGGCAATTACCAGGAGTCGGCAGCAAGCAGTGGCAGCAACTACGGTGCAGGCGCAGCAGCCGGCAGCGGCAATAGCGGCGGAGCATCTGCGTTCCAGAACGACGAGCCGGACGACCTGCCGTTCTAA
- a CDS encoding HU family DNA-binding protein has product MTKAEVISEIADKTGIDKADVQSTIEAFFKVVKDSMADGNNIYVRGFGSFVNKKRAKKVARNISKNTSIIIDEHFIPSFKPSKTFIQKIKNSKKIQEVAHS; this is encoded by the coding sequence GTGACTAAAGCAGAAGTAATATCAGAAATTGCTGATAAGACAGGGATCGATAAGGCAGATGTACAGTCCACAATCGAGGCTTTCTTCAAAGTAGTGAAGGACTCAATGGCTGACGGCAATAACATCTACGTGAGGGGTTTTGGTAGCTTTGTGAATAAGAAGCGTGCGAAAAAAGTAGCTCGTAACATTTCTAAAAACACATCTATCATCATCGACGAGCATTTTATCCCTAGCTTTAAGCCGTCTAAGACCTTCATCCAGAAGATCAAAAACAGCAAGAAAATTCAGGAAGTAGCACATTCTTAA
- the mutY gene encoding A/G-specific adenine glycosylase, producing MKETAHPHFAQTLIRWYGQHKRSLPWRDTTNPYYIWLSEVILQQTRVAQGLPYYQRFVETYPTVQALAAAPQDEVLRLWQGLGYYSRARNMHHTAQLVVEKYGGRFPDTYSELLKLKGVGSYTAAAIAAFAFKEQVAVLDGNVFRVLARVFGIPDDIAAPASRKVFQKVADELVPADEPDTFNQAIMEFGAIQCTPLMPDCLFCPLQQSCFAFNHGMVQELPVKSKAKAARPRYFHYVVFELNGAFYMRKRLEGDVWQGLYDFYLYESESKDLPEEQLLQELRQAGVPVQDAQAMPVSKTYKHILSHQKITAHFHRIKLHETLKNDVLTETRLGLYNVEEIESLPKPVLISSYLKDARILVSL from the coding sequence ATGAAGGAAACCGCACATCCGCACTTTGCCCAAACCCTTATCCGCTGGTATGGCCAGCACAAGCGCTCCCTGCCCTGGCGCGATACTACCAACCCTTACTATATATGGCTTTCCGAGGTGATTCTGCAGCAGACGCGGGTGGCACAGGGGCTGCCCTATTACCAGCGCTTTGTGGAAACCTACCCTACGGTACAAGCTTTAGCGGCCGCCCCACAGGATGAGGTCCTGCGCCTCTGGCAAGGCCTGGGGTACTACTCCCGGGCCAGAAACATGCACCACACCGCCCAGCTGGTGGTGGAGAAGTATGGCGGCAGGTTTCCTGACACCTACAGTGAGCTGCTGAAGCTAAAGGGGGTGGGGAGCTACACGGCGGCCGCCATCGCGGCGTTCGCCTTCAAAGAGCAGGTAGCGGTGCTGGACGGAAATGTTTTCCGGGTGCTGGCCCGCGTTTTCGGCATCCCGGACGACATTGCGGCCCCGGCCTCGCGCAAGGTTTTCCAAAAAGTGGCAGATGAGCTGGTGCCTGCCGACGAACCCGACACCTTTAACCAGGCGATCATGGAGTTTGGGGCCATACAGTGCACCCCTCTCATGCCGGACTGCCTGTTCTGCCCGCTGCAGCAAAGCTGCTTTGCCTTTAACCACGGCATGGTGCAGGAGCTACCGGTAAAGTCGAAGGCCAAGGCTGCCCGCCCGCGTTACTTCCATTATGTCGTTTTTGAGCTGAACGGGGCTTTTTATATGCGCAAGCGCTTAGAAGGTGACGTCTGGCAAGGGCTTTACGATTTTTACCTGTACGAGAGCGAGAGCAAGGACCTGCCGGAGGAGCAGCTTTTACAGGAGCTCCGGCAGGCGGGCGTGCCAGTGCAGGACGCTCAGGCCATGCCTGTCTCCAAAACCTACAAGCACATCCTGAGCCACCAGAAAATAACGGCCCATTTTCACCGCATTAAGCTGCACGAAACGCTAAAAAATGACGTGCTAACAGAAACAAGGCTAGGCCTTTACAACGTTGAAGAAATAGAAAGCCTGCCTAAGCCAGTTCTTATCAGCAGCTATTTGAAAGATGCCAGGATTTTAGTATCTTTATAA
- a CDS encoding glycosyltransferase family 4 protein, whose translation MHIALLNQHHHNPDCPATCRHYSFMEELVQRHRVSLVTSDGWRRTRVTHAYSWVPEGVELLECEAPYTNKMGVRKRLKSFAGFAGSAFKKTMQMPKPDVLWAVSTPLSTPWVAAQVARLRGVPWVFEVQDLWPSFPIQMGAVQNTWLQQRLYSMEKSLYERASHIITLSPDMSDYVADLGIPREKITTNYNGTDLNMVSAVQEHELALLRQKYGLQGKQVALYAGTYGRANSIPMLMQVMEQMAANTSITFVFTGNGYYEAQLQELAQRLPNLLLLPPQPRPEVFKWFKLADISLVPFNDLPVLATNSPAKFYDSLACGTPALVTNPGWTKSFVEKHACGWYTPAGQADAMVQLLQEVLAQPELLRACAANGAAIARQLFDRKQLVQQVENVLLSVVK comes from the coding sequence ATGCACATCGCCCTACTGAACCAACACCACCACAACCCGGACTGCCCTGCCACCTGCCGCCACTACTCCTTTATGGAGGAACTGGTGCAAAGGCACCGGGTGAGCCTGGTAACGAGCGACGGGTGGCGGCGCACGCGTGTGACCCACGCGTACAGCTGGGTGCCGGAAGGGGTGGAGCTGCTGGAGTGTGAGGCACCCTACACCAACAAGATGGGGGTGCGCAAACGGCTGAAGTCTTTTGCCGGCTTTGCGGGTAGTGCTTTTAAGAAGACGATGCAGATGCCTAAGCCGGATGTGCTGTGGGCGGTTTCCACTCCGCTGAGCACGCCGTGGGTGGCGGCGCAGGTGGCAAGGCTGCGCGGGGTGCCGTGGGTGTTTGAGGTGCAGGACCTGTGGCCGAGCTTCCCGATACAAATGGGGGCTGTGCAGAACACATGGTTGCAGCAGCGCCTCTACAGCATGGAGAAAAGCCTCTACGAGCGTGCCAGCCACATCATCACCCTTTCGCCCGACATGTCGGACTACGTGGCTGACTTAGGCATCCCGCGTGAGAAGATCACGACAAACTATAACGGAACTGACCTGAACATGGTCTCCGCTGTGCAGGAGCACGAGCTTGCGCTGCTGCGCCAGAAGTACGGGCTGCAGGGAAAGCAAGTAGCCCTATACGCCGGCACCTATGGCCGCGCCAACAGTATACCCATGCTAATGCAGGTAATGGAGCAGATGGCCGCAAATACAAGTATAACGTTTGTTTTCACGGGAAACGGCTACTATGAGGCACAGCTGCAGGAGCTGGCGCAGCGGCTGCCGAACCTGCTCTTGCTGCCACCGCAGCCCCGGCCCGAGGTGTTTAAATGGTTTAAGCTGGCAGATATCTCGCTGGTGCCGTTTAACGATTTGCCCGTGCTTGCCACCAACTCTCCGGCGAAGTTCTACGACAGCCTTGCCTGTGGCACTCCCGCCTTGGTAACCAACCCCGGCTGGACGAAATCCTTTGTGGAGAAGCATGCCTGCGGTTGGTATACCCCTGCCGGCCAGGCAGATGCCATGGTACAGCTGCTACAGGAGGTGCTGGCGCAGCCGGAACTGCTACGGGCATGTGCGGCGAACGGAGCGGCCATCGCCCGCCAGCTATTCGACCGCAAGCAACTGGTGCAGCAAGTGGAAAACGTACTGCTAAGCGTTGTGAAGTAG
- a CDS encoding Rne/Rng family ribonuclease, whose translation MSNELIINSTQDGDRIALLQDKRLVEYHFESKDTDYIVGDIFLGTVKKVMPGLNAAFIDIGYQKDAFLHYHDLGANIKTLNKYVKAAQTQKNATPKLNQIKSEPEIDKLGKIADVLKKGQQLLVQIVKEPISTKGPRLSCELSLAGRYLVLVPFSNTVSVSKKIVSKEERTRLKRLITSIKPENFGVIIRTVAEGRDVAELDRDLRNMLANWEEGFKTLRIAKPNDKIIGELNRSSSILRDLLNESFDNIVVDDTHLYDDIKAYVQSIAPERIKILKHYTGKTKTFEHFHIEKQLKAAFGKTVTIPGGGYLVIEHTEALHVVDVNSGNKSNTETDQEATALHVNMMAAKEVARQLRLRDIGGIIVVDFIDMKSPENRQKVYEVVKEEMKRDRSKSTILPISKFGLMQITRQRVRPEQNIVTGEVCPTCGGTGKITASILVTDEIEAAVDDLLTSHNHKSLQVYLHPFVHAYYTKGLLSKQVKWFFKYFKWVSLIKDTSLGIMDFKVMDSRGEEIELRTAFSDVNGVQDKEEE comes from the coding sequence TTGAGTAACGAACTGATCATCAATTCTACTCAAGATGGGGATCGCATTGCGCTTTTACAGGACAAGCGACTGGTAGAGTATCACTTCGAGTCGAAAGACACGGACTACATTGTAGGTGATATTTTCCTGGGGACTGTAAAGAAGGTAATGCCCGGACTGAACGCCGCCTTTATTGACATTGGCTACCAGAAGGATGCATTTCTGCATTACCATGACCTGGGAGCCAACATCAAAACGCTGAACAAGTACGTGAAGGCGGCGCAAACACAGAAGAACGCAACACCCAAGCTAAACCAGATTAAGTCTGAGCCTGAGATAGATAAGCTCGGCAAAATAGCTGACGTCCTGAAGAAGGGGCAGCAGCTGTTGGTGCAGATCGTAAAAGAGCCAATATCTACCAAAGGGCCGCGCTTATCCTGCGAGCTTTCCCTTGCCGGACGCTACCTGGTGCTCGTGCCGTTTTCAAACACGGTAAGTGTATCCAAGAAGATCGTCAGCAAAGAGGAGAGAACCCGCCTGAAGCGCCTGATCACAAGTATAAAGCCGGAGAACTTCGGCGTGATCATCCGGACAGTGGCAGAAGGCCGCGATGTGGCAGAGCTCGACAGAGACCTGCGCAACATGCTTGCGAATTGGGAGGAGGGCTTTAAAACCCTCCGTATAGCGAAGCCAAACGATAAAATCATTGGCGAGCTCAATCGTTCTTCCTCCATCTTGAGGGATCTATTAAACGAGAGCTTTGATAACATCGTGGTAGACGATACGCATCTCTACGACGACATTAAGGCATACGTACAGAGTATAGCGCCGGAAAGAATTAAGATTCTGAAGCACTATACCGGTAAAACAAAGACCTTTGAACACTTCCACATCGAGAAACAGCTAAAAGCTGCCTTCGGAAAAACAGTGACAATACCAGGTGGCGGTTACCTGGTGATAGAGCACACCGAGGCGCTCCATGTTGTTGATGTGAACAGTGGGAACAAATCCAATACCGAAACCGATCAGGAGGCAACAGCGCTGCATGTTAACATGATGGCCGCCAAAGAAGTGGCTCGCCAGCTGCGCCTCCGGGATATAGGTGGTATCATAGTAGTTGACTTCATTGACATGAAGTCGCCGGAAAACCGCCAGAAAGTGTATGAGGTGGTGAAGGAGGAAATGAAGCGAGACCGTTCCAAGTCTACCATTCTCCCCATCTCGAAATTCGGCCTGATGCAGATCACGAGACAGCGTGTAAGGCCCGAGCAAAATATTGTAACCGGCGAAGTTTGCCCTACTTGCGGCGGCACCGGTAAAATAACGGCCAGTATTCTGGTGACGGACGAAATTGAAGCAGCGGTAGACGACCTGCTGACGAGCCACAACCACAAGAGTCTGCAAGTATACTTACACCCGTTCGTGCACGCCTACTATACCAAGGGGCTGCTATCGAAGCAGGTGAAGTGGTTCTTCAAGTACTTCAAGTGGGTGAGCCTCATAAAAGACACCTCCCTGGGCATCATGGACTTTAAAGTGATGGATAGCCGAGGAGAGGAAATCGAACTGCGAACCGCCTTCAGCGATGTGAACGGCGTGCAAGATAAAGAAGAGGAGTAA
- the nth gene encoding endonuclease III — MQKKERYKLLIEYFTQHFPEPETELAYSNPYELILAVVLSAQCTDKRVNMVTPALFEAYPSPEALATATPEEVFPYIRSISYPNNKAKHLAGLGKMLVEKFNSEVPSTVEELVKLPGVGRKTANVIVSVIWNQPAMAVDTHVFRVSKRLGLVTKAAKTPLEVEKQLVANIPNELVSKAHHWLILHGRYICVARRPKCEECPLTHFCAFFQKNFPNIPDDPENKLGGLA; from the coding sequence ATGCAGAAGAAGGAACGTTACAAACTCCTGATTGAGTACTTTACCCAGCACTTTCCGGAGCCCGAAACAGAACTGGCTTACTCCAACCCCTACGAGCTGATTCTGGCCGTGGTGTTGAGCGCCCAGTGCACGGATAAGCGTGTGAACATGGTAACGCCTGCCCTTTTCGAGGCTTACCCTAGCCCCGAGGCACTGGCTACTGCCACGCCGGAGGAGGTGTTCCCGTACATCCGGAGTATCTCCTACCCGAATAACAAGGCAAAGCACCTGGCCGGCTTGGGCAAGATGCTGGTAGAGAAGTTTAACTCAGAAGTGCCCAGCACAGTAGAGGAACTGGTAAAGCTGCCAGGGGTGGGCCGTAAAACAGCCAACGTTATTGTGTCTGTTATCTGGAACCAGCCAGCCATGGCCGTGGACACGCATGTGTTCCGGGTAAGCAAGCGACTGGGCCTGGTAACCAAAGCCGCCAAAACCCCGCTGGAGGTGGAGAAGCAGCTGGTGGCAAACATCCCCAATGAGCTTGTGTCTAAGGCACACCACTGGCTCATCCTGCATGGCCGCTACATTTGTGTGGCTCGCCGCCCGAAATGCGAGGAATGCCCCCTCACCCACTTCTGCGCCTTTTTTCAGAAGAACTTCCCCAACATTCCGGATGACCCGGAGAATAAGCTGGGCGGCCTTGCCTAG
- a CDS encoding RNA polymerase sigma factor: protein MNTTTQMSDSALVSLYIAGNESAFEQLVNRHKNKVYTTILMIVKDSYTAEDLMQDAFIKAIHTMKGGRYNEEGKFSSWICRIAHNLAIDHFRKEKRSPVITLEDGSNVFNTMSFSEDSAESLQIKEDTHARLRELIQTLPQSQREVLMMRHYADMSFQEIADATGVSINTALGRMRYALINLRKKMLNGNIAYDKNLYSE from the coding sequence ATGAATACAACTACCCAGATGAGCGACTCTGCATTAGTCTCGCTCTACATCGCAGGTAATGAAAGTGCGTTTGAACAGCTAGTAAACAGACACAAAAACAAAGTCTACACTACTATTTTAATGATTGTGAAGGACTCGTACACGGCCGAGGACCTCATGCAGGATGCATTCATAAAAGCCATCCATACCATGAAAGGCGGCCGCTACAACGAGGAAGGCAAATTTTCTTCATGGATATGCCGCATTGCCCATAACCTGGCAATAGACCATTTCCGTAAAGAGAAGAGAAGCCCGGTGATCACACTGGAAGACGGCAGTAACGTGTTTAACACGATGTCTTTCTCAGAGGACTCAGCCGAGTCGCTGCAGATAAAGGAGGACACCCATGCCCGTCTACGCGAGCTGATCCAGACGCTGCCCCAGTCGCAGCGTGAAGTGCTGATGATGCGCCATTACGCAGACATGAGCTTTCAGGAGATAGCCGACGCTACCGGTGTGAGCATCAACACTGCCCTGGGTCGTATGCGCTATGCGCTGATCAACCTGCGGAAAAAGATGCTAAACGGTAACATTGCGTATGATAAAAACCTCTACTCAGAATGA
- the gldB gene encoding gliding motility lipoprotein GldB produces MYYRLLILALVVFSFGCGEKGCELPDEIAEVPVDVQIERLEQPFFAVSSKAEMADFLKNHPVFADKYLQQDNYPSDSALISPLYGLATNPALDSLAEQAIQTFGSMQEQEQQLERAFKVIKYYYPEYQVPQVMTFVTGLGTLGSDLFVSDSLLVFGLDYFIGPKATYRPQAYEYILQRYEPEKMVPAAMLLLSDRFNKTGFADRTLLAEMIGIGKAYYFVQSVLPCVPDAYIMSYTEKEIADVSHNEGRIWAHFVEKELLFEKAPFVVNKYIGERPNTPEIDATAPGRIGAWVGWQIVRAYMERNPEVTLPELMAETDYRKIFSESKYKPEKKR; encoded by the coding sequence ATGTATTACAGATTACTTATACTTGCGCTAGTAGTGTTTTCCTTCGGCTGCGGCGAGAAAGGATGTGAACTTCCGGATGAAATAGCTGAGGTGCCCGTGGACGTGCAGATTGAGCGCCTGGAGCAGCCTTTCTTTGCGGTGAGCTCCAAAGCTGAAATGGCCGACTTTCTGAAGAACCACCCGGTGTTCGCCGACAAGTACCTGCAACAGGATAACTACCCCTCAGACTCCGCCCTGATTTCCCCGCTTTACGGCCTGGCCACTAACCCTGCGCTGGATTCGCTGGCAGAGCAGGCAATCCAAACTTTTGGCAGCATGCAGGAGCAGGAGCAGCAACTGGAGCGGGCTTTCAAGGTAATAAAGTACTACTACCCGGAGTACCAGGTGCCGCAGGTGATGACCTTCGTGACCGGGCTTGGCACGCTAGGCAGCGACCTCTTTGTGTCGGACAGCCTTCTGGTCTTTGGCCTTGATTATTTTATCGGTCCGAAGGCTACATACCGCCCGCAGGCTTATGAGTACATTCTGCAGCGCTATGAACCAGAGAAGATGGTGCCTGCCGCCATGCTGCTCCTCTCAGACCGCTTTAACAAAACCGGCTTTGCAGATCGCACGCTGCTGGCCGAGATGATCGGTATAGGCAAGGCTTACTACTTTGTGCAGTCTGTGCTGCCCTGCGTGCCGGACGCATACATTATGTCCTACACCGAAAAGGAAATAGCCGACGTGTCTCATAATGAGGGGCGCATCTGGGCGCATTTTGTAGAGAAGGAGCTGCTATTTGAGAAGGCGCCCTTTGTGGTGAACAAGTACATTGGCGAGCGCCCGAACACGCCGGAGATTGATGCCACCGCACCCGGGCGCATCGGTGCGTGGGTAGGCTGGCAGATTGTGCGGGCATACATGGAGCGGAACCCGGAGGTAACGCTGCCGGAACTAATGGCCGAAACCGATTACCGCAAAATCTTCAGCGAGTCGAAGTATAAACCTGAGAAGAAGCGTTAA
- a CDS encoding porin family protein codes for MKKIALLMLFLCAGFTSMAQIEIGLQVSPTISGNRFVAEDRYHFEKESNNLRLGVGVIADYFFAQNYAFSTGLIYRGKGAEISYNYTRENADGSVEQIKDKDDLTIQYIELPLTLKLFTNEVAPGTIVYFQVGGSLNTKVAAQVDDKKVINSEKVIKRFNIFEADVLLGGGAEFQMGQSTKLFAGLTYHRGLTDIDDFYEERLNDKNISLKNNGVSLDFGVKF; via the coding sequence ATGAAGAAAATTGCACTCTTGATGTTGTTTTTGTGCGCTGGGTTCACCTCCATGGCACAGATAGAGATTGGCCTCCAGGTTTCGCCTACCATCTCTGGTAATCGCTTCGTAGCCGAAGACAGGTATCATTTTGAGAAAGAGAGCAACAACCTGCGTTTGGGTGTCGGGGTGATTGCGGACTACTTCTTTGCTCAGAACTATGCGTTCAGCACCGGTTTGATTTACCGTGGCAAGGGTGCGGAAATCTCTTACAACTACACCCGCGAGAATGCCGATGGCTCTGTGGAGCAGATCAAAGATAAAGATGACCTGACGATACAGTACATTGAGTTGCCGCTGACGCTGAAGCTGTTTACGAACGAAGTGGCCCCGGGCACCATTGTGTACTTCCAGGTGGGCGGCTCCCTGAACACGAAGGTGGCAGCGCAGGTGGACGACAAAAAAGTGATTAACAGCGAAAAGGTGATCAAGCGCTTTAACATATTCGAGGCAGACGTGCTGCTCGGGGGCGGCGCCGAGTTCCAGATGGGGCAGAGCACCAAGCTGTTCGCTGGCCTCACCTACCACCGCGGCCTGACCGATATCGATGATTTTTACGAGGAGCGCCTGAACGACAAGAACATCTCTTTGAAGAACAACGGCGTTTCGCTGGACTTCGGGGTGAAGTTCTAG